From the genome of Brachyhypopomus gauderio isolate BG-103 chromosome 20, BGAUD_0.2, whole genome shotgun sequence, one region includes:
- the LOC143484178 gene encoding uncharacterized protein LOC143484178 encodes MSADSSEGGEEGGEVLLELHLLCDSETSCTKSVGTDLSMEDIGNLQTEVCELRKVIELLERKLNQQTENLSKEKDVATLCSVCKAELNQRETQDYGQRDQHTPQDTEDILSQNPVCYPEANPMETLEPDCNAGVQHTPQDMEDVSSLSPVCEMKTKPTETLELDCNTDYQYIKQEIQDEINMSPVDKIDPNPIESLGSNCNVGDHHTPQTPLKMCSVRLVDCIHGGHDDCNNKNDFIPELKSSSALLHVFSCSVCPHSYTAQLYLHKHIRTCHHEEYVRLLKSGQIKYENLAPKRSFRNPRMLSKTLQRIHKGAKLYRCSECGKRFNRWSDFHRHHLIHTGEKPYCCSECGKSFTRQSSLHKHRRTHTGEKPYYCSECGKSFTQWIHLHQHQRTHTGEKPYRCSECGKSFISQSDLQRHRRIHTGEKPFHCSECGKSFISQSDLQRHRRIHTGEKPFHCSECGKSFTYLSHLHRHQRIHTGEKPYHCSECGKSFISQSDLQRHRRIHTGEKPFHCSECGKSFISQSVLQRHWRIHTGEKPHYCSECGKSFTRQSSLHQHQRIHTGEKPYQCSECGKRFTQKSHLHQHQRTHTREKP; translated from the exons ATGTCTGCTGACagcagtgagggtggagaggagggtggagaggttcTGCTGGAGTTACACCTGTTATGTGACTCTGAAACATCCTGCACAAAGTCAGTAGGGACTGACCTCTCCATGGAGGACATTGGAAACCTACAAACTGAAGTCTGTGAACTGAGAAAAGTGATTGAATTGCTGGAGAGAAAGTTGAATCAGCAAACAGAAAATCTTTCTAAAGAG AAGGATGTTGCCACTTTGTGCAGTGTCTGTAAAGCTGAACTAAACCAAAGAGAAACTCAAGACTATGGTCAgagagaccagcacacaccacaggacacagaGGATATACTCAGTCAGAATCCAGTGTGTTATCCTGAAGCAAATCCCATGGAGACACTGGAACCTGACTGTAACGCTGGAGTccagcacacaccacaggacatgGAGGATGTATCCAGTCTGTCTCCAGTGtgtgaaatgaaaacaaaacccaCAGAAACACTGGAACTTGACTGTAACACTGATTACCAATACATAAAGCAGGAGATACAGGATGAAATCAATATGTCTCCTGTGGATAAAATCGACCCAAACCCCATAGAGTCCCTGGGATCTAACTGTAATGTTGGAGACCATCACACACCGCAGACTCCATTAAAGATGTGTTCAGTGAGACTGGTGGACTGCATCCATGGTGGACATGATGATTGTAATAATAAGAATGATTTTATACCAG aACTCAAATCTTCTTCTGCACTCCTGCACGTCTTCTCCTGCTCTGTGTGTCCACATTCCTATACAGCTCAACTGTATCTCCACAAACACATCAGGACATGTCACCAtgaggagtatgtcagactgcTGAAGTCAGGACAAATTAAATATGAGAATCTGGCACCCAAACGCAGCTTCAGAAATCCACGAATGTTATCCAAAACTCTCCAGCGCATACACAAAGGGGCAAAGCTGTAtcgctgctcagagtgtggtaAGAGATTTAATAGATGGAGTGATTTCCATCGACACCATCTCATTCACACAGGTGAGAAACCGTAttgctgctcagagtgtgggaagagttttactagacagagtaGTCTCCACAAACACCGgcgcactcacacaggagagaagccatattactgctcagagtgtgggaagagttttactcaatggattcatctccaccaacaccagcgCACTCACACAGGTGAGAAGCCGTAtcgctgctcagagtgtgggaagagttttattagTCAGAGTGATCTCCAAAGACACcggcgcattcacacaggagagaagccctttcactgctcagagtgtgggaagagttttattagTCAGAGTGATCTCCAAAGACACcggcgcattcacacaggagagaagccctttcactgctcagagtgtgggaagagttttacttaTCTGAGTCATCTCCAccgacaccagcgcattcacacaggagagaagccgtatcactgctcagagtgtgggaagagttttattagTCAGAGTGATCTCCAAAGACACcggcgcattcacacaggagagaagccctttcactgctcagagtgtgggaagagttttattagTCAGAGTGTTCTCCAAAGACACtggcgcattcacacaggagagaagccgcattactgctcagagtgtgggaagagttttactagacagagtagtctccaccaacaccagcgcattcacacaggagagaaaccctATCAGTGCTCCGAGTGTGGGAAGCGGTTTACTCAAAAGAGtcatctccaccaacaccagcgCACTCACACAAGAGAGAAGCCATaa